One stretch of Candidatus Eremiobacteraceae bacterium DNA includes these proteins:
- a CDS encoding GNAT family N-acetyltransferase, whose protein sequence is MHHASSSPNFASIRRAGASDAVAVVRIAVDAYSTTAWLARMPPLTVGDVKKFLLRSDNGAFVATVDGDDCGTVSFALDGRVMQLFRLGVLEKFRRRGVGAQLVAAVENFARAHGGSVVYLQTHRELGLVPYYERMGYAVDDEQPDPAVGNALMRVDMLKVL, encoded by the coding sequence ATGCATCATGCCTCCTCGTCCCCGAACTTCGCGTCGATCCGGCGCGCCGGCGCAAGCGACGCCGTCGCCGTCGTTCGCATTGCGGTGGATGCATACTCGACCACGGCGTGGCTCGCGCGCATGCCGCCATTGACCGTCGGCGACGTCAAGAAGTTTCTTCTGCGCTCCGACAATGGCGCGTTTGTGGCCACCGTCGACGGCGACGATTGCGGTACGGTTTCGTTCGCACTCGACGGCCGGGTTATGCAGCTCTTCCGGCTTGGCGTGCTCGAAAAATTCCGGCGGCGCGGCGTCGGCGCACAACTGGTCGCGGCGGTGGAGAACTTCGCTCGAGCGCACGGCGGTTCGGTCGTCTATCTTCAGACGCATCGCGAATTAGGATTGGTGCCGTATTACGAGCGGATGGGTTACGCAGTCGACGACGAGCAGCCGGATCCCGCGGTCGGCAACGCGCTGATGCGCGTCGACATGCTTAAAGTCTTGTAA
- a CDS encoding 3-hydroxyacyl-CoA dehydrogenase NAD-binding domain-containing protein — protein MIKTCAVLGAGVMGNGIAHSLAAGGFNVVLIDASAEAVAAGLIRIDQNLAAGVERGKLTAHESAAIRARITSSTSLTAAAPAELVIEAVPEVMQIKHAVLRELELVCSPSAVFATNTSALSITEIATAVKQPSRVIGMHYFNPAHIMKLIEIVRGLETSDFAYEAALEAATACKKETVLVNEAPGFATSRINAMIGNEAFYMLMEGVASARDIDKAMKLGLNHPMGPFEMGDLVGLDTRLKILEYLHASLGEKFRPCPLLVKYVKAGRLGRKAGRGVYDYPDR, from the coding sequence ATGATCAAGACCTGCGCCGTGCTCGGCGCGGGAGTGATGGGCAATGGGATCGCCCATAGCCTGGCCGCAGGCGGTTTCAACGTCGTGTTGATCGACGCGTCCGCCGAGGCCGTCGCTGCGGGTCTGATTCGCATCGACCAGAATCTCGCGGCTGGTGTCGAACGCGGCAAGCTCACCGCGCATGAGTCCGCTGCAATTCGCGCCCGCATCACCTCATCCACATCGCTGACGGCCGCCGCACCTGCCGAACTCGTCATCGAAGCCGTGCCCGAGGTGATGCAGATAAAACACGCGGTCCTGCGCGAACTCGAACTGGTCTGTTCGCCGAGCGCGGTGTTCGCCACCAACACCTCGGCGCTATCCATCACCGAGATCGCCACCGCGGTGAAGCAGCCGTCGCGCGTGATCGGCATGCACTATTTCAATCCCGCGCACATCATGAAGCTGATTGAAATCGTGCGCGGCCTTGAGACCTCCGACTTCGCGTACGAGGCCGCACTCGAAGCGGCCACGGCGTGCAAGAAGGAAACGGTGCTGGTGAATGAGGCGCCGGGTTTTGCGACCAGCCGCATCAACGCGATGATCGGCAACGAAGCTTTCTACATGTTGATGGAAGGCGTCGCATCGGCGCGCGACATCGACAAAGCCATGAAGCTCGGCCTCAACCATCCGATGGGTCCGTTCGAAATGGGAGATCTCGTCGGTCTCGACACGCGCCTGAAGATACTCGAGTACCTCCATGCGTCGCTCGGTGAGAAATTCCGTCCATGCCCGTTGCTCGTCAAATACGTCAAGGCCGGCCGCCTCGGCCGCAAGGCTGGTCGCGGCGTCTACGACTACCCCGATCGGTAA
- a CDS encoding MBL fold metallo-hydrolase gives MASESVAQIAHDVWRITLPLPFRLRAVHLYLVRGEGGYSLIDAGLDTQAARDVFDDALRALGVRQSSIVRLYVTHMHPDHIGMAGRHAASGARAFIVRDEERRARYIWGSAPLDDWVAFLRLHGMAAGAASGAMRAAADLRACVTLPERFEHVADGDVVQVGDRSCRVVWTPGHSDHHYVLVDDAGETIFAGDHLLPSITPNIGLYPECRPDPLGDYLSSLERFTRESGYSVLPAHGDVYRDLPKRIVELRAHHDDRLGGVRGCVADGELAGVTAADIVAKFWGDKLSAHEVRFALVEVAAHLEYLRLRGEVAVTPTDGVSRYRSG, from the coding sequence TTGGCATCTGAATCGGTCGCCCAGATCGCGCACGACGTGTGGCGCATCACGCTGCCGTTGCCATTTCGGCTCCGCGCCGTCCATCTGTATCTGGTGCGCGGCGAAGGCGGGTATTCGCTGATCGATGCCGGTCTCGACACGCAGGCGGCTCGCGATGTGTTCGATGACGCGCTTCGTGCGCTCGGTGTCCGACAATCGTCGATCGTCCGGCTCTACGTGACGCACATGCACCCAGATCATATCGGCATGGCCGGACGCCATGCCGCTTCCGGCGCTCGAGCGTTTATCGTTCGCGATGAAGAGCGCCGGGCACGCTACATTTGGGGTTCTGCGCCGCTCGACGATTGGGTCGCATTTCTGCGACTCCATGGGATGGCTGCGGGCGCGGCGAGCGGCGCCATGCGTGCGGCCGCCGACCTGCGCGCCTGCGTGACTTTGCCGGAACGGTTCGAACACGTCGCCGATGGAGATGTCGTGCAGGTCGGCGACAGGTCATGCCGCGTGGTGTGGACGCCCGGGCACAGCGATCATCACTACGTCTTGGTGGACGACGCCGGTGAGACGATCTTCGCGGGCGACCACTTGCTGCCGTCGATCACCCCTAATATCGGTCTCTATCCGGAATGCCGGCCCGATCCGCTCGGCGACTATCTATCGTCGCTCGAGCGCTTCACGCGGGAATCGGGCTACTCCGTGCTGCCCGCGCACGGAGACGTGTATCGCGACCTTCCGAAGCGCATCGTCGAATTGCGCGCGCACCACGACGACCGCTTGGGGGGCGTACGCGGGTGCGTAGCCGACGGCGAGCTTGCGGGCGTGACGGCGGCCGACATCGTGGCCAAGTTTTGGGGCGACAAGCTTTCGGCGCACGAAGTCCGCTTTGCGCTTGTCGAAGTCGCTGCGCATCTCGAATACCTGCGGCTTCGGGGCGAGGTGGCAGTAACGCCGACGGACGGCGTGAGCCGTTACCGATCGGGGTAG
- a CDS encoding PaaX family transcriptional regulator C-terminal domain-containing protein → MLFTLYGDYAYPRGQAIGLQSLVTFGARLGIGETAVRSAVARLSRQDWLEARKAGNRSAYGLSEAGRRLIDEGTRRIYQPRSRTWDARWCLLTYSIPEARRAARDRIRRQLAWLGFGSLGGGTYVSPRKVESQARALISAHGADRFARIFSAHLSGAGADADLVRQCWNLAAIGKRYDAFVAHYDPMRRRDVRRARAGSLSDADAFTARFALTHDFRRFPFIDPDLPRELLPAAWSGFRARALFDDYHGMLTDGALRFFDGVSIGI, encoded by the coding sequence ATGCTTTTTACCTTGTACGGCGACTACGCCTACCCGCGCGGTCAGGCGATCGGACTCCAGAGCCTCGTCACCTTCGGCGCCCGGCTGGGCATTGGAGAGACTGCCGTGCGGTCTGCGGTGGCGCGGCTTTCGCGGCAAGATTGGCTCGAAGCGCGCAAAGCAGGCAACCGCTCCGCGTACGGACTGTCCGAGGCGGGCCGGCGTCTCATCGATGAAGGGACCCGCCGCATCTACCAACCACGTTCTCGGACATGGGATGCGCGCTGGTGTCTCTTGACCTACTCGATACCGGAGGCTCGACGCGCGGCGCGCGACCGGATCAGGCGCCAATTGGCTTGGCTCGGCTTCGGTTCTCTCGGCGGAGGCACGTATGTCAGCCCTCGCAAGGTCGAAAGCCAAGCTCGTGCGCTCATCAGCGCGCACGGCGCAGACCGATTTGCGCGCATCTTCTCGGCGCACTTGTCCGGCGCGGGCGCCGATGCGGACCTCGTTCGTCAGTGCTGGAATCTTGCCGCCATCGGCAAGCGTTACGACGCGTTCGTGGCCCACTACGACCCCATGCGCCGCCGCGATGTGCGGCGCGCGCGCGCGGGCTCGCTTTCCGACGCCGACGCGTTCACGGCCCGCTTCGCGCTCACGCACGACTTTCGGCGCTTTCCGTTCATCGATCCCGATCTGCCTCGCGAGCTGCTGCCGGCGGCGTGGTCCGGCTTTCGCGCGCGCGCGCTCTTCGATGATTACCACGGGATGTTGACCGACGGTGCGCTGCGATTCTTCGATGGAGTGAGCATTGGCATCTGA
- a CDS encoding Phenylacetic acid catabolic protein, producing the protein MARIKTFDDWIEVMREWQKGIDVDPEIFQRVLGGYQLEAKYGDLKFDEIEFGDFAGNRKWEKVLEIPDQRMRDAVLNMIIYQGDTEFASNEQQKLLLGNAPSEYDMYSICRVFIEETRHGYQMCHLLVNNFGNDGRIEAEKMLMRRADKGTRLLNAFNNTVKHWLDLYAYQNYMDRDGKYQLQMLSHSGFAPLSRSMGPMLREESFHLGTGVTGLKRVAKAGVIPVKLQQKYHNKWLSGSLDLFGNDHSSSAVWAYIWGIKGRPLEDKEMGPADKERLNVYARELYYDECKKIVDQINLIIPGDEKLYTPDIRFNRTIGEFAGKHYSVDGRMIDSDQYEEYLRDVLPTDEDEKLVLEYCKRDDWVAPKAA; encoded by the coding sequence ATGGCGCGCATCAAGACATTTGACGATTGGATCGAGGTCATGCGGGAATGGCAAAAGGGGATCGACGTCGATCCCGAGATATTCCAGCGCGTCCTCGGCGGCTATCAGCTCGAAGCCAAATACGGCGACTTGAAGTTCGACGAGATCGAATTCGGCGATTTCGCCGGCAATCGCAAGTGGGAGAAGGTCCTCGAGATTCCCGACCAGCGCATGCGCGATGCCGTCTTGAACATGATCATCTATCAAGGGGACACCGAATTCGCGTCCAACGAGCAGCAAAAACTCTTGCTCGGCAACGCGCCTTCTGAATACGACATGTATTCGATCTGCCGCGTCTTCATCGAAGAGACGCGGCACGGCTATCAGATGTGCCACCTGCTCGTGAACAATTTCGGCAACGACGGCCGAATTGAAGCCGAGAAGATGTTGATGCGTCGCGCGGACAAGGGCACGCGCCTCCTGAACGCGTTCAACAACACCGTGAAGCATTGGCTCGACCTCTACGCCTATCAGAACTATATGGACCGTGACGGCAAATACCAGTTGCAGATGCTGTCGCATTCGGGCTTCGCGCCGCTATCGCGCAGCATGGGCCCGATGTTGCGCGAGGAGTCGTTCCATCTCGGCACCGGTGTGACGGGTCTCAAGCGGGTGGCCAAGGCGGGCGTCATTCCGGTGAAGCTGCAGCAGAAGTATCACAACAAATGGCTCTCGGGTTCGCTCGATCTATTCGGCAACGACCACTCGTCGAGCGCGGTATGGGCTTACATCTGGGGAATCAAGGGCAGGCCCCTCGAAGACAAAGAGATGGGACCGGCGGACAAAGAGCGGCTCAACGTCTACGCACGCGAGCTGTACTACGACGAATGCAAGAAGATCGTCGACCAGATAAACCTCATCATCCCCGGGGACGAAAAGCTGTACACACCCGACATCCGCTTCAACCGGACCATCGGCGAGTTCGCCGGCAAGCATTACTCGGTGGACGGCCGCATGATCGACAGCGATCAGTACGAGGAGTATTTGCGCGACGTGCTGCCCACCGATGAGGACGAGAAACTCGTCCTGGAATATTGCAAGCGCGACGACTGGGTGGCGCCGAAGGCTGCTTAA
- a CDS encoding enoyl-CoA hydratase/isomerase family protein, whose protein sequence is MAIAVENKTLVEYRLEGDHVAVITLVDPPANTYTHEMMRQIDDAILKARFDKNVEVVVLTGAGEKFFCAGANIGMLQTVDPNFKYFFCLHANETLIRFEQTPKLIIAALNGHTVGGGLEIAMACDIRIARSNAGKIGLPEVALGVLPGTGGTQRLTRIVGKSKAIELMVTGRTFSFEEAQELGIVNDVFEGDGPAFMNQIFTYAKQFCTPNKAAKAVGNIKRSVQSGAEVPFSEALAIERELQQLLFQSKDAKEGLNAYVEKRMAKFTNE, encoded by the coding sequence ATGGCAATCGCAGTCGAAAACAAAACCCTTGTCGAGTACCGGCTCGAGGGCGATCACGTCGCCGTGATCACGCTCGTCGATCCTCCCGCGAACACGTACACGCACGAGATGATGCGCCAGATCGACGACGCCATTCTCAAGGCGCGCTTCGACAAAAACGTCGAAGTAGTCGTGCTGACCGGAGCGGGCGAGAAGTTCTTCTGCGCCGGCGCGAACATCGGCATGTTGCAGACCGTCGATCCGAATTTCAAATATTTCTTCTGTCTGCACGCCAACGAGACGTTGATACGGTTCGAGCAGACCCCGAAGCTGATCATCGCCGCGCTCAACGGGCACACCGTCGGCGGCGGTCTGGAGATCGCCATGGCCTGCGACATCCGCATCGCGCGCAGCAACGCGGGCAAGATCGGACTTCCCGAAGTCGCGCTCGGAGTGTTGCCGGGCACCGGCGGCACGCAGCGGCTCACGCGCATCGTCGGCAAGTCGAAAGCGATCGAACTGATGGTCACCGGCCGCACGTTTTCGTTCGAAGAGGCGCAAGAGCTCGGCATTGTCAACGACGTGTTCGAAGGCGACGGCCCCGCCTTCATGAACCAGATATTCACGTACGCCAAGCAGTTCTGCACGCCTAACAAGGCGGCGAAGGCGGTCGGCAACATCAAGCGGTCCGTGCAATCGGGCGCAGAAGTGCCGTTCTCCGAAGCGTTAGCGATCGAGCGCGAGCTACAGCAGTTGCTGTTCCAAAGCAAGGATGCGAAGGAAGGCCTGAACGCATACGTCGAGAAGCGGATGGCCAAATTCACGAACGAATAA
- a CDS encoding CoA-transferase, whose product MQSKLMSMSEAVGQFITDGSSVALGLGLEALIPFAAGHEMVRQNRRDLTLIGPISDILFDQLIGAGCVARVDAAWAGNVSAGLGHCYRRAAERGEPRGIEIRDHSNFTMALALLAGSLGAPFLPTKTLLGSDLPTTNPDLRVGSSPLSDERLLFVTAIEPDVTIVHVQRADEFGGAHAWGNLGVMADGALAAKRVIVVAEEIVSHDVIESDPNRVLAPPHKITAVVCEPGGAHPSPVQGRWGRDHEFFLEYHAATKTADGFAQWRAGWIDGVADRSRYLDKLGADRVARLRVHGQHPAAPVNYSAS is encoded by the coding sequence ATGCAGTCCAAACTTATGTCGATGTCCGAAGCCGTCGGTCAATTCATAACCGACGGCTCTTCGGTTGCTCTCGGACTCGGTCTCGAAGCGCTCATTCCGTTCGCGGCGGGCCACGAAATGGTCCGCCAAAACAGGCGCGACCTCACCCTTATCGGCCCGATCTCCGATATTCTCTTCGATCAGCTCATCGGCGCCGGCTGTGTCGCGCGGGTCGACGCCGCGTGGGCGGGCAACGTCAGCGCCGGACTCGGCCACTGCTATCGCAGAGCGGCGGAACGCGGCGAGCCGCGCGGCATTGAAATCCGGGATCATTCGAATTTCACGATGGCGCTCGCACTGCTCGCGGGTTCGCTCGGCGCGCCGTTCCTGCCCACCAAGACTCTCCTGGGTTCCGACCTGCCCACGACAAATCCCGATCTGCGCGTGGGGTCGTCGCCGCTGTCGGATGAGCGCCTCTTGTTCGTGACCGCGATAGAGCCGGACGTGACGATAGTCCACGTACAGCGCGCGGACGAGTTCGGCGGCGCCCATGCGTGGGGCAACCTTGGCGTGATGGCGGACGGAGCGCTGGCGGCTAAGCGCGTCATCGTGGTGGCCGAGGAGATCGTTTCGCACGATGTCATCGAGAGCGACCCCAATCGCGTGCTCGCGCCGCCGCACAAGATCACCGCGGTGGTCTGCGAGCCGGGCGGCGCCCACCCTTCGCCCGTGCAAGGCCGATGGGGACGCGACCACGAGTTTTTTCTCGAGTACCACGCGGCCACGAAAACGGCGGATGGTTTCGCGCAGTGGCGCGCCGGCTGGATCGACGGCGTTGCGGACCGATCGCGATATCTCGACAAGCTGGGCGCCGATCGAGTCGCGCGCCTGCGCGTGCACGGTCAGCACCCGGCCGCGCCCGTCAACTATAGCGCGTCATGA
- a CDS encoding CoA-transferase, which translates to MTSGYKPAELMIAAAAREIRDGEVVFVGMRLPLLAFALAKRTHAPDAVGLFENGVIRETPSAELLYTMGDPPNIEGARMCCGMNTVMGLLQRGDVDLGFLGGAEVDRFGNLNTSYVGDPARPAVKLPGSGGAGDIASLAKRFVVIVDHDLRRLPERVSYVTSPGNGTGGDWRIREGLPRGGPSAVITTMAVLRFDGQSGEAYLASAHPGVSVADVRAKTGWALRVEAGCDSTPPPSQEELRIIRDCDPRGFWLN; encoded by the coding sequence ATGACTTCCGGATATAAGCCGGCTGAGTTGATGATCGCCGCGGCCGCCCGCGAGATCCGCGATGGTGAAGTCGTCTTCGTCGGCATGCGTCTGCCGCTGCTCGCGTTCGCCCTCGCAAAACGGACGCACGCGCCGGACGCCGTCGGTCTTTTCGAAAACGGAGTCATCAGAGAAACGCCGTCCGCCGAATTGCTCTATACGATGGGCGATCCTCCCAACATCGAGGGCGCGCGCATGTGCTGCGGCATGAACACCGTCATGGGTCTTTTGCAGCGCGGCGACGTCGATCTCGGTTTTCTCGGCGGCGCGGAGGTCGACAGATTCGGCAACCTCAACACCTCGTACGTCGGCGATCCGGCGCGGCCGGCGGTGAAACTGCCCGGCAGCGGCGGTGCCGGCGACATCGCGTCGCTGGCGAAACGCTTCGTGGTGATCGTCGATCACGATCTGCGCCGGCTCCCCGAGCGCGTCTCCTATGTGACGTCACCGGGAAACGGCACGGGCGGGGACTGGCGCATCCGCGAGGGCTTGCCGCGCGGGGGACCGTCGGCCGTGATCACGACGATGGCGGTGCTGCGGTTCGACGGACAATCCGGTGAAGCGTATTTGGCGTCCGCTCACCCCGGCGTCAGCGTGGCCGACGTGCGCGCAAAGACGGGTTGGGCGCTGCGGGTGGAGGCGGGCTGCGATTCGACGCCGCCGCCGAGCCAAGAGGAGTTGCGCATCATTCGCGATTGCGACCCGCGGGGTTTTTGGCTGAACTAG
- a CDS encoding MarC family protein, with product MDAHFAVTAIVTAFTIIDPFGMAPLALSMTATMPSATRARVLNRAVIVAGCIIVFMAAVGGRLLGYLGITLPAFSIAGGILLLLVAIDMLFARPPAAKKSPDDERDADHDNVAVFPLAIPMISGPGTIATVLLLVSLAGADKVKLATVYGAFALALFVTWVSMRGAEKLLQLVGRTGIQVVSRVLGIILSALAVQFILNGLAKSPLFHLVQP from the coding sequence ATGGATGCTCATTTCGCCGTCACCGCGATCGTAACGGCATTCACGATTATCGACCCCTTCGGGATGGCGCCGCTGGCGCTGTCGATGACGGCGACGATGCCGTCCGCCACGCGGGCGCGCGTCCTCAATCGCGCCGTCATCGTCGCGGGTTGCATCATCGTGTTCATGGCGGCTGTCGGCGGAAGGCTGCTTGGCTACCTCGGCATCACGTTGCCCGCATTTTCAATCGCCGGCGGCATCCTGCTCCTGCTCGTCGCCATCGACATGCTGTTCGCGCGCCCCCCCGCGGCCAAGAAGTCGCCGGACGACGAACGCGACGCCGACCACGATAATGTCGCCGTCTTTCCGCTCGCGATTCCGATGATCTCCGGACCCGGGACGATCGCGACGGTGCTCCTCCTCGTGTCGCTCGCCGGCGCCGACAAGGTCAAGCTCGCGACGGTCTACGGCGCATTTGCCCTTGCGCTGTTCGTCACGTGGGTGAGCATGCGCGGCGCCGAGAAGCTTCTCCAATTGGTAGGGCGGACCGGAATCCAGGTGGTGAGTCGAGTGCTCGGCATCATCCTCTCGGCCTTAGCGGTTCAATTCATCCTCAACGGTCTGGCCAAGAGCCCTCTCTTCCATTTAGTACAGCCGTAG
- a CDS encoding carboxypeptidase-like regulatory domain-containing protein produces MMIRRTLICILLASALAGCNGGQTQPAAVPVGTLTGVVTGPSGPVSGAAIQVTQADGSQRTAASTADGYFEVDRVIAGTIQVSVSAAHYAPWQTNAVIVPNATLTQDVRLTPL; encoded by the coding sequence ATGATGATCCGGCGCACGCTCATTTGCATACTGCTGGCTTCCGCGCTTGCGGGTTGCAACGGCGGCCAAACGCAGCCGGCCGCCGTGCCGGTAGGCACGCTCACGGGCGTCGTCACCGGTCCGAGCGGCCCGGTGAGCGGCGCGGCTATTCAAGTGACGCAGGCAGATGGTTCGCAGAGAACCGCGGCGTCGACCGCGGATGGATACTTCGAAGTAGACCGCGTGATAGCAGGCACGATTCAGGTTTCAGTGAGCGCCGCTCATTACGCGCCATGGCAGACGAATGCGGTGATCGTGCCGAATGCGACGCTCACGCAGGACGTTCGTCTCACTCCCCTGTGA
- a CDS encoding diguanylate cyclase — translation MDTRAIGRMPFYSSLLSLAVDRPRSEFFASLHEALAERATVDLIEAVGIDAHGVLRPLYRAASAHVASDLQCDQYLIDAALESGLAQATGRAGLDSPLMSPVKQRESSFVVAPLHADGVVTGYLVAGAAKPDAYGDAEFGDIMTAADVTSLVVAERQSSETARSRDEELRVLLDTARALSSERDLRNLFGRIHDLVGGIMDASTFFIALVKWDAGTVLIPYCVDVGHRIDGGEYAIENSATGYVLRKGQPMILRTLDDWTSMPELTSGEGEPVQSALFSPLRIGDRIIGVISVQSPAPRAYTDRDLTLLVAVAEQAAIAVEHSEALMRAEQQTRELQLLAEVSRALSAHLSLPTLYRTVCREVRRVMDAVVFFVELLSDDGTTLSLEYGLEGDVEFTIEPVPLARSIADRVVRSNAPLVLHSQAEIYAEPFRMLNLNEEFVRSIAMAPLRLGSTCLGVISAQSYKERAYDESSVRLLAAIAEQMALAVQNARMFADAENRADRDPLTNIYHHRYLKTRLEEEVKRAERSGATFAVLMLDIDRFKLVNDNFGHPAGDEALRKLTAVLLATCRASDVVGRYGGDEFLTILVDSDEAHALNVAERIRIDLATAVLDLDGAHIPLSASIGVAEYPRDGRNAGDLIARADAALYQSKRSGVPVGGPQAPTMAPIKLKGNFAPVSELLAALLARDPATRTHLEQVNQLAERYASAAGYSEAETEVLLLASVLHDVGKIAIPDQVLCKPSGLTADERRLVKRHPEVGAMLLEHIPGFSDVAQAVLHHHERYDGLGYPRGFAGEQIPKLSRVVSIIDAYSAMTDDRPYHKGMSQAAALAELHNNAGTQFDGEMVELFASML, via the coding sequence GTGGACACGCGTGCGATCGGCCGGATGCCGTTCTATTCCTCTTTACTCTCGCTTGCCGTCGACCGGCCGCGCAGCGAATTTTTTGCGTCGCTGCACGAAGCTTTGGCGGAGCGCGCGACGGTTGATCTTATCGAAGCGGTCGGCATCGATGCGCACGGCGTGTTGCGTCCGCTTTATCGCGCAGCATCGGCGCACGTCGCGAGCGATCTTCAATGCGATCAATACCTGATCGACGCCGCCTTGGAATCGGGCCTCGCACAGGCCACCGGCCGGGCGGGCTTGGATTCACCGCTCATGAGTCCGGTCAAGCAGCGCGAATCGTCGTTCGTGGTCGCGCCTCTGCATGCGGATGGCGTGGTGACGGGCTATCTCGTCGCGGGAGCGGCGAAGCCGGATGCGTACGGCGACGCAGAATTCGGTGACATCATGACGGCGGCGGATGTGACGTCACTCGTGGTCGCCGAGCGGCAGTCGTCGGAAACGGCGCGGTCGCGCGATGAAGAGCTTCGCGTGCTCCTCGACACCGCCCGCGCGCTTTCATCCGAGCGCGACCTGCGCAATCTGTTCGGCCGCATCCATGACCTCGTCGGCGGCATCATGGACGCGTCGACTTTTTTCATCGCGCTTGTGAAATGGGATGCCGGAACGGTCCTCATCCCCTATTGCGTCGATGTCGGCCATCGAATCGACGGCGGCGAATACGCGATCGAAAATTCGGCCACCGGGTACGTCCTGCGCAAGGGTCAGCCTATGATACTCCGGACTCTCGATGATTGGACGAGCATGCCGGAACTCACCTCAGGTGAGGGCGAACCGGTGCAGTCGGCGCTGTTCTCACCGCTGCGCATCGGCGACCGGATCATCGGCGTCATCTCGGTGCAGAGTCCGGCGCCGCGCGCGTACACCGACCGCGATCTGACCTTGCTGGTCGCTGTGGCCGAGCAAGCCGCCATCGCCGTCGAACATTCCGAGGCGCTCATGCGAGCCGAACAGCAGACCCGAGAGCTTCAGCTGCTTGCTGAAGTGTCTAGGGCGCTCTCGGCCCATTTGAGTCTGCCGACGCTCTATCGTACGGTATGCCGTGAAGTGCGACGGGTCATGGACGCGGTGGTCTTCTTCGTCGAATTGTTGAGCGACGACGGCACGACTTTGTCGCTCGAGTACGGCCTTGAGGGCGACGTCGAGTTCACGATAGAACCCGTTCCGCTCGCTCGATCCATCGCCGATCGAGTCGTGCGATCGAACGCGCCGCTCGTGCTTCATTCGCAGGCGGAGATCTACGCCGAGCCGTTCCGCATGCTCAACCTAAATGAAGAATTCGTGCGCTCGATCGCGATGGCTCCGTTGCGTCTCGGAAGCACGTGCCTCGGAGTGATCTCGGCTCAATCGTACAAAGAACGGGCGTATGACGAGTCCTCGGTCCGGCTGTTGGCGGCGATCGCGGAACAGATGGCGCTCGCGGTGCAAAACGCGCGCATGTTCGCGGATGCCGAAAACCGTGCGGATCGCGATCCGCTCACGAACATCTATCACCACCGCTACCTCAAGACGAGGCTCGAAGAAGAGGTCAAGCGCGCCGAGCGTTCGGGCGCGACGTTCGCGGTCTTGATGCTCGACATCGACCGCTTCAAACTGGTCAACGACAACTTCGGCCATCCGGCGGGTGACGAAGCGCTGCGCAAGCTGACGGCCGTTCTGCTCGCGACTTGCCGCGCGTCCGATGTCGTGGGCCGTTACGGCGGCGACGAGTTTCTCACCATTCTCGTCGATTCGGACGAGGCCCACGCCCTCAACGTCGCCGAGCGGATCCGGATCGACCTTGCGACCGCGGTGCTCGATCTCGACGGAGCACACATCCCGCTCTCGGCGTCGATCGGCGTTGCCGAGTACCCGCGCGATGGACGAAATGCCGGCGACCTCATCGCAAGAGCCGATGCGGCGTTATACCAAAGCAAACGTTCGGGCGTGCCGGTCGGCGGGCCGCAAGCCCCGACAATGGCGCCTATCAAGCTCAAGGGTAACTTCGCGCCGGTCTCGGAGCTTCTCGCCGCGCTCCTGGCGCGCGACCCCGCGACGCGGACTCATCTCGAACAAGTGAACCAGTTGGCCGAGCGTTATGCGAGCGCGGCCGGTTATTCAGAGGCCGAAACCGAGGTGCTGCTCCTCGCAAGCGTGCTGCACGATGTCGGCAAGATCGCCATTCCCGATCAAGTGCTCTGCAAACCATCGGGCCTGACGGCGGACGAACGGCGGCTGGTGAAACGCCACCCTGAGGTCGGCGCGATGCTGCTCGAGCATATCCCCGGCTTCAGCGATGTCGCGCAGGCAGTGCTCCACCATCACGAGCGTTACGATGGACTTGGCTATCCGCGAGGGTTCGCAGGCGAACAGATCCCAAAACTATCCCGGGTGGTGAGCATCATCGACGCATATTCAGCGATGACCGACGACCGGCCGTATCATAAAGGCATGTCGCAGGCCGCCGCGCTGGCGGAGCTGCACAACAATGCCGGCACGCAATTCGATGGAGAGATGGTGGAGTTGTTCGCGAGCATGCTTTGA